The following is a genomic window from Collimonas fungivorans Ter331.
TCTACCATGACTCGCTGGACATCACCGACCCGCGCCACCGCGAAGTATCGGCTATCCGCCTGATCGCCAAACTGCCGACCCTGGTCGCCATGGCGTACAAGTACAACGTCGGCCAGCCGTTCGTCTACCCGCGCAACGAACTGTCGTACAGCGCCAACTTCATGCACATGATGTTCTCGACGCCATGCGAAGAGTACAAGGTCAACGACGTGCTGGTGCGCGCTCTGGACCGCATCCTGACCCTGCACGCCGACCACGAGCAGAACGCGTCGACTTCGACCGTGCGCCTGGCCGGTTCCAGCGGCGCCAATCCGTTCGCCTGTATCGCCGCCGGCATCGCCTGCCTGTGGGGCCCTGCCCACGGCGGCGCCAACGAAGCAGCGCTCAACATGCTGAAGGAAATCGGCACGGTCGACAAGATCCCTGAGTTCATCGCCCAAGTGAAGGACAAGAACTCCGGCGTCAAGCTGATGGGCTTCGGTCACCGCGTCTACAAGAATTTCGACCCGCGCGCCAAGCTGATGCGTGAAACCTGCTACGAAGTGCTGAACGAACTGGGCCTGCACGACGACCCATTGTTCAAGCTGGCGATGGCGCTGGAAAAAGTCGCGCTGGAAGACGAATACTTCGTTTCCCGCAAGCTCTATCCGAACGTCGACTTCTACTCCGGCATCGTGCAGTCGGCGCTGGGCATCCCGACTTCGCTGTTCACCGGTATCTTCGCCATGGCGCGCACCGTAGGCTGGATCGCGCAATGGAATGAAATGATTTCCGATCCAGAGCAGAAAATCGGCCGTCCGCGCCAGCTGTTCGTCGGTTCCAAGACCCGCGACGTGCCGCCGATCGAAAAGCGCGGCTAAGCCGGGCATGAGCAGGTAATAGCAACACAAAAACAGCGAATCCGAGGATTCGCTGTTTGCATTTATGCAGGTTATGCTATGCTCTTGTTCTGTGCTGTGTTATGCGGCCAGAAGCAGTGAAAAACGGTAGCAAAAACATGTGGTGAACGTGTTTTGAAGGGCAGGCAGCACCCGAATTTAGAAAAAAGCAGTTGTAGCAAAGAACACATAGCAATAGAGCCCTTCCCCACAACTTGATGTGCAATCCGCTAACCGGTCAGGCCGTGTCGCGGAAGGTTATGTTAACCCGCTAATCTCGCGAAACGCGAAGAAAGGTGAGCAAGATGATGCAACAATACCGCTCTAATTCTTATCTCTTCGGAGGTAATGCACCGTACATTGAAGAGCTGTACGAGTCTTACCTCGACAATCCCGGTTCAGTTGCCGACAACTGGCGTGCTTATTTCGACGCCATGCAGCACGTACCCGCCGTCGACGGCTCCGACAAGCCTGACGTAGGCCACGCTTCCGTCATCGCCTCGTTCGCCGAGCGCGCCAAACACGGTCCTATCCGCACCATCTCCGCTTCGGCCGACGCTGAAATGGGCCGCAAACGCGTTGCCGCAACGCAATTGATTGCTGCCTACCGTTACCTCGGCTCACGCTGGGCCAACCTGGACCCGCTGCAACGCCAGGAACGCGCCGTACTGCCTGAACTGGAACCAAGTTTCTACGGTTTCACCGATGCCGACATGGACATCGTGTTCAACATCAGCAACACCTACTTCGGTACCGAAACCGCTACGCTGCGCGACCTGCTGAATTCGCTGCGCGACACGTACTGCCGTTCCATCGGCACCGAATACATGTACATCAGCGACCCGACCGAAAAGCGCTGGATGCAAGAGCGCCTGGAGTCGACCCGTTCGGCGCCGGTGTTCACCGCCGAGAAGAAAAAGCACATCCTCGACCGCCTGACCGCGGCCGAAGGCCTGGAACGCTACCTGCATACCCGTTATGTCGGCCAGAAGCGTTTCTCGCTGGAAGGCGGCGAAAGCTTCATCGTGTCGCTGGATGAAACCATCCAGCGCGCCGGCGAAAAGGGCATCCAGGAAATCGTCATCGGCATGGCCCACCGCGGCCGCCTGAACGTGCTGGTCAACACCCTGGGCAAGATGCCGCAGGAACTGTTCGCCGAATTCGAAGGCAAGCACGCCGACGACCTGCCGGCCGGCGACGTCAAGTACCACCAGGGTTTCTCGTCCGACATCACCAGCCCGGGCGGCCCGGTGCATCTGTCGCTGGCGTTCAACCCGTCGCACCTGGAAATCGTCAATCCGGTGGTCGAAGGTTCGGTCAAGGCCCGTATGGAACGCCGCGGCGACGCCGACGGTTCGCAAGTGCTGCCGATCCTGGTGCACGGCGACGCTGCATTCGCCGGCCAAGGCGTGGTGATGGAAACCCTGAACCTGGCGCAGACCCGCGGCTACGGTACAGGCGGCACGGTGCATATCGTGATCAACAACCAGATCGGCTTCACCACTTCCGATCCGCGCGATTCGCGTTCCACCCTGTACTGCTCGGACGTGGTCAAGATGATCGAAGCGCCGGTGCTGCACGTCAACGGCGACGATCCTGAAGCGGTGGTGTACGCGACCCAGATC
Proteins encoded in this region:
- the gltA gene encoding citrate synthase → MTTADTKATLSFSDGSPSVEFPIYKGTVGPEVIDIRKLYGATGKFTYDPGFMSTAACNSSITYIDGDKGELLYRGYPIEQLAVNCDFLETCYLLLNGELPTAAEKEKFDATVTQHTMVHEQMQFFFRGFRRDAHPMAVLVGTVGALSSFYHDSLDITDPRHREVSAIRLIAKLPTLVAMAYKYNVGQPFVYPRNELSYSANFMHMMFSTPCEEYKVNDVLVRALDRILTLHADHEQNASTSTVRLAGSSGANPFACIAAGIACLWGPAHGGANEAALNMLKEIGTVDKIPEFIAQVKDKNSGVKLMGFGHRVYKNFDPRAKLMRETCYEVLNELGLHDDPLFKLAMALEKVALEDEYFVSRKLYPNVDFYSGIVQSALGIPTSLFTGIFAMARTVGWIAQWNEMISDPEQKIGRPRQLFVGSKTRDVPPIEKRG